A portion of the Carya illinoinensis cultivar Pawnee chromosome 11, C.illinoinensisPawnee_v1, whole genome shotgun sequence genome contains these proteins:
- the LOC122282666 gene encoding uncharacterized protein LOC122282666 isoform X3, whose product MNVDYMLMLELVSKPLLVFTTATYSTKSPTQVERVEVEDHPKNSIDVLRKWGCSDRDISKIIVRRPSLRRADIARLQSKLNMLSGLGIGAHDLVKMINCRPRFLSCRINHCFDERLEFFMTLFESREVLAKAIVRNPSLLMYDINNRIKPAIALYQEVGVSRKDLIPMLLSRPTMIPRTSFDEEKMEYIRKTGISKDSKMYKYVVTIIGISRHETIRQKIGNFEKFGFSDDEIFNLFGRSPLMLTLSVDKVQRNMTFVLSTMKLPASVVLQYPFLLYFSLETVLKPRVLLAEKIDDMGLDLQIKGPTMLRALRMTEKRFLKAFVTCHPTDVADELLEFYKCAKGIKRLAEASKKNISVGFPF is encoded by the exons ATGAATGTCGATTATATGCTGATGCT GGAATTAGTTTCAAAACCTTTGCTGGTCTTCACGACTGCCACGTATTCAACGAAAAGTCCAACCCAAGTTGAAAGGGTAGAAGTTGAAGACCACCCAAAAAACTCCATTGATGTTCTGAGGAAATGGGGTTGTAGTGATCGTGATATATCGAAGATAATTGTCCGCCGCCCTTCTTTACGCCGGGCTGACATTGCCCGCCTTCAATCCAAACTTAACATGCTCAGTGGCTTGGGTATTGGAGCTCATGATCTTGTGAAGATGATCAATTGTCGCCCCAGGTTTCTAAGTTGTCGAATAAATCATTGCTTTGATGAGCggcttgaattttttatgaCATTGTTTGAGTCAAGGGAGGTGCTTGCTAAAGCTATTGTTAGGAACCCTTCACTCTTGATGTATGACATTAATAACAGGATCAAGCCTGCTATTGCGCTGTATCAAGAGGTGGGTGTTAGTAGAAAGGACTTGATTCCTATGCTCCTTTCTCGGCCCACCATGATACCTCGAACTTCATTTGATGAAGAGAAAATGGAATATATTCGCAAAACTGGGATTTCCAAGGATTCCAAGATGTATAAATATGTTGTTACGATCATTGGTATCTCACGCCACGAAACAATTCGTCAAAagattggaaattttgaaaagtttggGTTTTCAGATGATGAAATCTTCAATCTTTTTGGGAGATCCCCCCTAATGTTGACACTATCAGTTGACAAGGTACAGAGGAACATGACTTTCGTTTTGAGCACAATGAAGCTTCCTGCCAGTGTGGTCCTTCAGTATCCATTTCTATTGTACTTTAGCTTGGAGACTGTGTTAAAGCCGCGAGTTCTTCTTGCAGAGAAGATAGATGACATGGGTCTTGATTTGCAGATTAAAGGACCCACAATGCTTAGGGCACTGAGGATGACAGAGAAGAGGTTTTTAAAGGCGTTTGTCACGTGTCACCCGACAGATGTTGCTGATGAGTTGTTAGAGTTCTACAAATGCGCCAAAGGGATCAAGCGATTGGCAGAAGcctcaaagaaaaacattaGCGTGGGATTCCCTTTTTGA
- the LOC122282666 gene encoding uncharacterized protein LOC122282666 isoform X2, producing the protein MLPKAFTLVKLLFSSHHLLSFPRELVSKPLLVFTTATYSTKSPTQVERVEVEDHPKNSIDVLRKWGCSDRDISKIIVRRPSLRRADIARLQSKLNMLSGLGIGAHDLVKMINCRPRFLSCRINHCFDERLEFFMTLFESREVLAKAIVRNPSLLMYDINNRIKPAIALYQEVGVSRKDLIPMLLSRPTMIPRTSFDEEKMEYIRKTGISKDSKMYKYVVTIIGISRHETIRQKIGNFEKFGFSDDEIFNLFGRSPLMLTLSVDKVQRNMTFVLSTMKLPASVVLQYPFLLYFSLETVLKPRVLLAEKIDDMGLDLQIKGPTMLRALRMTEKRFLKAFVTCHPTDVADELLEFYKCAKGIKRLAEASKKNISVGFPF; encoded by the coding sequence ATGTTACCGAAAGCCTTCACTTtggttaaattattattttcatcgCACCATTTGCTCTCATTTCCCAGGGAATTAGTTTCAAAACCTTTGCTGGTCTTCACGACTGCCACGTATTCAACGAAAAGTCCAACCCAAGTTGAAAGGGTAGAAGTTGAAGACCACCCAAAAAACTCCATTGATGTTCTGAGGAAATGGGGTTGTAGTGATCGTGATATATCGAAGATAATTGTCCGCCGCCCTTCTTTACGCCGGGCTGACATTGCCCGCCTTCAATCCAAACTTAACATGCTCAGTGGCTTGGGTATTGGAGCTCATGATCTTGTGAAGATGATCAATTGTCGCCCCAGGTTTCTAAGTTGTCGAATAAATCATTGCTTTGATGAGCggcttgaattttttatgaCATTGTTTGAGTCAAGGGAGGTGCTTGCTAAAGCTATTGTTAGGAACCCTTCACTCTTGATGTATGACATTAATAACAGGATCAAGCCTGCTATTGCGCTGTATCAAGAGGTGGGTGTTAGTAGAAAGGACTTGATTCCTATGCTCCTTTCTCGGCCCACCATGATACCTCGAACTTCATTTGATGAAGAGAAAATGGAATATATTCGCAAAACTGGGATTTCCAAGGATTCCAAGATGTATAAATATGTTGTTACGATCATTGGTATCTCACGCCACGAAACAATTCGTCAAAagattggaaattttgaaaagtttggGTTTTCAGATGATGAAATCTTCAATCTTTTTGGGAGATCCCCCCTAATGTTGACACTATCAGTTGACAAGGTACAGAGGAACATGACTTTCGTTTTGAGCACAATGAAGCTTCCTGCCAGTGTGGTCCTTCAGTATCCATTTCTATTGTACTTTAGCTTGGAGACTGTGTTAAAGCCGCGAGTTCTTCTTGCAGAGAAGATAGATGACATGGGTCTTGATTTGCAGATTAAAGGACCCACAATGCTTAGGGCACTGAGGATGACAGAGAAGAGGTTTTTAAAGGCGTTTGTCACGTGTCACCCGACAGATGTTGCTGATGAGTTGTTAGAGTTCTACAAATGCGCCAAAGGGATCAAGCGATTGGCAGAAGcctcaaagaaaaacattaGCGTGGGATTCCCTTTTTGA
- the LOC122282666 gene encoding uncharacterized protein LOC122282666 isoform X1, translating into MPTAHHCSAHLRPLKPLANPLQPQASLAAQPFKLWELVSKPLLVFTTATYSTKSPTQVERVEVEDHPKNSIDVLRKWGCSDRDISKIIVRRPSLRRADIARLQSKLNMLSGLGIGAHDLVKMINCRPRFLSCRINHCFDERLEFFMTLFESREVLAKAIVRNPSLLMYDINNRIKPAIALYQEVGVSRKDLIPMLLSRPTMIPRTSFDEEKMEYIRKTGISKDSKMYKYVVTIIGISRHETIRQKIGNFEKFGFSDDEIFNLFGRSPLMLTLSVDKVQRNMTFVLSTMKLPASVVLQYPFLLYFSLETVLKPRVLLAEKIDDMGLDLQIKGPTMLRALRMTEKRFLKAFVTCHPTDVADELLEFYKCAKGIKRLAEASKKNISVGFPF; encoded by the exons ATGCCCACTGCCCACCACTGCTCAGCCCACCTCAGACCACTGAAGCCGTTAGCCAACCCACTTCAGCCGCAAGCTTCCCTCGCTGCTCAGCCCTTTAAGTTGTG GGAATTAGTTTCAAAACCTTTGCTGGTCTTCACGACTGCCACGTATTCAACGAAAAGTCCAACCCAAGTTGAAAGGGTAGAAGTTGAAGACCACCCAAAAAACTCCATTGATGTTCTGAGGAAATGGGGTTGTAGTGATCGTGATATATCGAAGATAATTGTCCGCCGCCCTTCTTTACGCCGGGCTGACATTGCCCGCCTTCAATCCAAACTTAACATGCTCAGTGGCTTGGGTATTGGAGCTCATGATCTTGTGAAGATGATCAATTGTCGCCCCAGGTTTCTAAGTTGTCGAATAAATCATTGCTTTGATGAGCggcttgaattttttatgaCATTGTTTGAGTCAAGGGAGGTGCTTGCTAAAGCTATTGTTAGGAACCCTTCACTCTTGATGTATGACATTAATAACAGGATCAAGCCTGCTATTGCGCTGTATCAAGAGGTGGGTGTTAGTAGAAAGGACTTGATTCCTATGCTCCTTTCTCGGCCCACCATGATACCTCGAACTTCATTTGATGAAGAGAAAATGGAATATATTCGCAAAACTGGGATTTCCAAGGATTCCAAGATGTATAAATATGTTGTTACGATCATTGGTATCTCACGCCACGAAACAATTCGTCAAAagattggaaattttgaaaagtttggGTTTTCAGATGATGAAATCTTCAATCTTTTTGGGAGATCCCCCCTAATGTTGACACTATCAGTTGACAAGGTACAGAGGAACATGACTTTCGTTTTGAGCACAATGAAGCTTCCTGCCAGTGTGGTCCTTCAGTATCCATTTCTATTGTACTTTAGCTTGGAGACTGTGTTAAAGCCGCGAGTTCTTCTTGCAGAGAAGATAGATGACATGGGTCTTGATTTGCAGATTAAAGGACCCACAATGCTTAGGGCACTGAGGATGACAGAGAAGAGGTTTTTAAAGGCGTTTGTCACGTGTCACCCGACAGATGTTGCTGATGAGTTGTTAGAGTTCTACAAATGCGCCAAAGGGATCAAGCGATTGGCAGAAGcctcaaagaaaaacattaGCGTGGGATTCCCTTTTTGA